A stretch of DNA from Staphylococcus sp. KG4-3:
TCAGGTGGTGAAATGAAATGAAAAGTGCAATCCGCACTACACTTTTAGTATTGAGTATTATTTTAATAATTAGCGAATTAGTATACGGGATTCCTTTCTTTGGAGGCAGTATTATTCTTAGTTTGGGTTGGCAACCGTTATTAATAAGTACGTTGCTTTATTTTATAATGATAGTGATTTTAATTGTAGATAAACAAAATGCAATTAAACCTATGATGTTTATTCCCTTATTAGGTGTTATAGGGAACATCATTGCTTTCATACCCGTTGTGGGGATGGTAGTACATTGGATATTATTCTTCTTAATGTTATTTTTTGTCTTCATCTTATTATCTACTCCACTTTATGTTCCTAATAAGAACGCTAAAGTCATTTATACGGAAGATAGACGGAATAAGTAGTACAATAAACAACAAGTATTAATAATAGATAGTTTTGCTATCATTATAATGAAGGAAAATGTTCTTTCTATCATTTATCATTACAAATTAAGCCTAACACTGACTTTATTTTTGCTGTATAAAATTTAAAAGCGCACATTGTTCTAGGTCATACGACAAAGACAATGTGCGCTTCTATATATTTTTATTATCCGTGAACAAATACAAAATAAAGGATGAATAATATCATTAATGCATACATAATTGGATGCACTTCTTTATGACGTTTTGAAATAAGCATCGTAATTGGATAGAAAATAAACCCACATGCAATACCTGTAGCAATTGAATATGATAAAGGCATCATTATAATTGTTACAAAGGCAGGAACTGCTACTTCAAATTTCTTCCAATCTATTTCTGCAAAGTTTGCTGCCATCAACACGCCGACTACGACTAATGCTGGTGTGGTAACAGCACTTGTTACTACTTCCATTAAGGGACTAAAGAATATCGCTAGTAAGAAACAGAACCCGGTTACAACACTTGCAAACCCTGTTCTAGCTCCAACTGCAACACCTGAGCTTGATTCAATATAAGAAGTTGTTGTTGTTGTACCAAATATTGCACCAACAATTGTCGCTAATGAATCTGAGAACAATGCACGTCCTGCTCTTGGGAGCTTGTTATCTTTCATTATGCCTGCTTGTGTAGCGACAGCAACAAGTGTACCTGCCGTATCAAAGAAATCAATAAACAAGAACGTTAGTATTACAATTAAGAATTGCACTGTAAATAATTGACTTGGATCTTTAAACGCTTCAAATGCTGCGCCAAAAGTCGGCTCTATACTTGGTACTTGCCCTACAATAGCACTTGGTGTATGTATAAGCCCTGTAATCATACCTACAATAGAAGTCAGTGCCATACCAATAAAGATAGCTCCGGGTACTCTTAGAGCATACAATACAACAGTAGCTATAATACCAAATATTGTTAATAAAACTGGTCCATTAGTAATATGTCCTAATGTTACTAATGTAGAATCGTTACTTACAATTATCCCAGAACTCTGCAATCCTACGAAGGTTATAAAAAGACCAATCCCGGCTGATACAGCC
This window harbors:
- a CDS encoding NCS2 family permease; translated protein: MKKYFKFDKHETNYKREILGGLTTFLSMAYILAVNPQVLSLAGVDGVSENMKMDQGAIFVATALAAFVGSLFMGLIARYPIGLAPGMGLNAFFAFTVVLTMGIPWQIGLTGVLFSGIVFAFLTMTGLREIIINAIPYQMKMAVSAGIGLFITFVGLQSSGIIVSNDSTLVTLGHITNGPVLLTIFGIIATVVLYALRVPGAIFIGMALTSIVGMITGLIHTPSAIVGQVPSIEPTFGAAFEAFKDPSQLFTVQFLIVILTFLFIDFFDTAGTLVAVATQAGIMKDNKLPRAGRALFSDSLATIVGAIFGTTTTTSYIESSSGVAVGARTGFASVVTGFCFLLAIFFSPLMEVVTSAVTTPALVVVGVLMAANFAEIDWKKFEVAVPAFVTIIMMPLSYSIATGIACGFIFYPITMLISKRHKEVHPIMYALMILFILYFVFVHG